In Zymoseptoria tritici IPO323 chromosome 7, whole genome shotgun sequence, a single genomic region encodes these proteins:
- a CDS encoding uncharacterized protein (probably secreted. It is not possible to predict if it belong to a highly divergent family (it matches with low homology with some fungal hypothetical proteins) or it is a M. graminicola specific protein. Unknown function.), with protein MKLAVSTVLMVAVTLTQALAVADAEPKRRRGNSFVGWCGAIGAPCAKVKRDAEAMPDPKKRRGNSFTGWCGAIGAPCARVKRSADAIAEAFAYPEADPKKRRGNSFVGWCGAIGAPCAKAKRDIIEVGESVEEAVHDVYAREAEAEADPKKRRGNSFVGWCGAIGAPCAKRDLFSEVETDVSAEDSEDEDAIYARDAAPEARRKKKAKKPKRRGHRGNSFVGWCGALGAPCAKVKRDADAVAFAEAKKQRGNSFTGWCGAIGAPCAKDKREEHEILKTDVCEADDGECKALRNAYEAFHEIKARDAELEAENLASIDDDDELTKREVEVCNEPDGECDLAKRALDTIEAKLDAAIKAL; from the coding sequence ATGAAGCTCGCGGTTTCCACCGTCCTCATGGTGGCGGTCACCTTGACCCAagccctcgccgtcgccgatGCCGAACCAAAGAGGCGTCGCGGCAACAGCTTCGTCGGCTGGTGCGGTGCCATCGGTGCCCCATGCGCCAAAGTCAAGCGTGACGCTGAGGCGATGCCTGACCCGAAGAAACGCCGTGGCAACAGCTTCACCGGCTGGTGTGGCGCTATCGGAGCACCTTGTGCTCGCGTCAAGCGTTCTGCCGATGCCATCGCTGAGGCCTTTGCCTACCCCGAGGCCGACCCCAAGAAACGCCGCGGCAACAGCTTTGTTGGCTGGTGCGGTGCCATCGGCGCCCCTTGTGCCAAAGCCAAGCGCGACATCATCGAAGTCGGCGAATCCGTCGAGGAGGCCGTCCACGACGTCTACGCCCGTGAGGCCGAAGCCGAGGCCGACCCCAAGAAACGCCGCGGCAACAGCTTCGTCGGCTGGTGCGGTGCCATTGGTGCGCCTTGCGCCAAGCGCGACCTCTTCTCTGAGGTCGAGACCGACGTCAGCGCCGAGGATtccgaggacgaagacgccaTCTACGCCCGTGACGCCGCTCCCGAGGCCAGacgcaagaagaaggccaagaagCCCAAGCGCAGAGGCCACCGAGGCAACAGCTTCGTCGGCTGGTGCGGTGCCCTTGGTGCTCCCTGCGCCAAAGTCAAGCGTGACGCTGACGCCGTTGCTTTTGCCGAGGCCAAGAAACAGCGTGGTAACTCCTTCACCGGCTGGTGCGGTGCCATCGGCGCTCCTTGTGCCAAAGACAAGCGTGAAGAGCACGAGATCCTGAAGACTGACGTCTGCGAGGCCGACGACGGTGAGTGCAAGGCTCTCCGCAACGCATACGAGGCATTCCACGAGATCAAGGCCCGCGACGCTGAGCTTGAGGCTGAGAACTTGGCTTCCatcgatgatgacgacgagctCACCAAGCGTGAGGTTGAGGTTTGCAACGAGCCTGACGGCGAGTGTGACCTGGCCAAGCGTGCGCTTGACACCATCGAGGCCAAGCTCGACGCTGCGATCAAGGCGCTTTGA
- the IDH1 gene encoding isocitrate dehydrogenase [NAD] subunit 1 (isocitrate dehydrogenase (NAD+); isocitric dehydrogenase; beta-ketoglutaric-isocitric carboxylase; isocitric acid dehydrogenase; NAD dependent isocitrate dehydrogenase; NAD isocitrate dehydrogenase; NAD-linked isocitrate dehydrogenase; NAD-specific isocitrate dehydrogenase; NAD isocitric dehydrogenase; isocitrate dehydrogenase (NAD); IDH (ambiguous); nicotinamide adenine dinucleotide isocitrate dehydrogenase, MITOCHONDRIAL PRECURSOR), with the protein MFSRRAVQALRSNAVPTPSVAARSYATVQTDIFKPTKFGGKYTVTLIPGDGIGAEVSESVKTIFKADNVPIEWEQVDVSGMEQGGKHSEELFRESISSLKRNKLGLKGILHTPVHRSGHQSFNVALRQELDIYASIVLIKNIPGYETRHKNVDLCIIRENTEGEYSGLEHQSVPGVVESLKIITRAKSERIAKFAFSFALANNRRKVTCIHKANIMKLADGLFRNTVRKVGEEYPTIETNDMIVDNASMQCVSRPQQFDVMVMPNLYGGILSNIGAGLVGGPGIVPGCNMGREVAVFEPGCRHVGLDIQGKDQANPTALILSGSMMLRHLGLDDHANRISKAVYDVIAEGKTRTRDMGGEASTHQFTRAVLDHMEASG; encoded by the exons ATGTTCTCTCGACGGGCTGTCCAG GCCCTCCGCAGCAATGCTGTGCCCACCCCGTCAGTCGCCGCGAGGT CATATGCGACCGTCCAGACCGACATCTTCAAGCCCACCAAGTTCGGCGGAAAATATACCGTGACCCTCATTCCTG GTGACGGTATCGGCGCCGAGGTCTCTGAATCGGTCAAGACAATTTTCAAAGCGGACAACGTGCCCATCGAGTGGGAGCAGGTCGATGTGTCTGGTATGGAGCAGGGCGGCAAGCACTCTGAGGAGCTCTTCCGCGAGTCCATCTCCTCGCTCAAGCGCAACAAGCTCGGTCTCAAGGGTATCCTCCACACTCCCGTACACCGATCCGGCCACCAATCCTTCAACGTTGCTCTCCGACAAGAGCTCGACATTTACGCTTCCATCGTCCTGATCAAGAACATCCCCGGATACGAGACGCGCCACAAGAACGTCGACCTGTGCATTATCCGTGAGAACACCGAGGGCGAGTACTCTGGCTTGGAGCATCAGTCTGTCCCTGGTGTCGTGGAGTCCCTCAAGATTATCACTCGTGCCAAGAGCGAGCGCATCGCCAAGTTCGCTTTCAGCTTCGCCCTGGCCAACAACCGCCGCAAGGTTACTTGCATTCACAAGGCCAACATCATGAAGCTTGCTGATGGTCTCTTCCGCAACACCGTCCGCAAGGTCGGCGAGGAGTACCCCACCATCGAGACCAACGATATGATTGTCGACAACGCCAGCATGCAGTGTGTCAGCCGACCACAACAATTCGACGTCATGGTCATGCCCAACTTGTACGGAGGTATCCTCTCCAACATTGGTGCTGGCCTTGTCGGTGGCCCAGGTATCGTTCCGGGTTGCAACATGGGTCGTGAAGTTGCCGTGTTCGAGCCAGGCTGCCGTCACGTCGGTCTGGATATTCAGGGTAAGGACCAGGCCAACCCTACCGCTTTGATCCTCTCAGGAAGCATGATGCTCAGGCATTTGGGACTCGACGACCACGCCAACCGCATCTCCAAGGCCGTCTACGATGTCATCGCCGAGGGCAAGACCCGAACACGCGACATGGGTGGTGAGGCATCTACGCACCAGTTCACCCGCGCTGTGTTGGACCATATGGAGGCTTCTGGTTGA